From Pan paniscus chromosome 9, NHGRI_mPanPan1-v2.0_pri, whole genome shotgun sequence, the proteins below share one genomic window:
- the NAA40 gene encoding N-alpha-acetyltransferase 40 isoform X1, whose protein sequence is MGRKSSKAKEKKQKRLEERAAMDAVCAKVDAANRLGDPLEAFPVFKKYDRNGLNVSIECKRVSGLEPATVDWAFDLTKTNMQTMYEQSEWGWKDREKREEMTDDRAWYLIAWENSSVPVAFSHFRFDVECGDEVLYCYEVQLESKVRRKGLGKFLIQILQLMANSTQMKKVMLTVFKHNHGAYQFFREALQFEIDDSSPSMSGCCGEDCSYEILSRRTKFGDSHHSHAGGHCGGCCH, encoded by the exons ATGGGG AGAAAGTCAAGCAAAGCCAAGGAGAAGAAGCAGAAGCGGTTGGAGGAGCGAGCAGCCATGGATGCCGTTTGTGCCAAAGTGGACGCTGCCAACAGG CTTGGAGACCCTCTGGAGGCTTTCCCAGTGTTCAAGAAATATGATAGAAACGG GTTGAATGTCTCCATTGAATGTAAGCGAGTGTCTGGACTGGAGCCAGCCACTGTGGATTGGGCCTTCGACCTGACCAAAACGAATATGCAAACCAT GTATGAGCAGAGTGAGTGGGGCTGGAAGGACCGAGAGAAACGGGAGGAAATGACAGATGACCGAGCCTGGTACCTCATCGCGTGGGAAAACAGCTCCGTCCCTGTTGCCTTTTCTCACTTCCGGTTTGACGTGGAGTGTGGGGATGAAGTCCTGTACTG CTATGAAGTGCAGTTGGAAAGCAAGGTGCGGCGGAAAGGCCTGGGGAAGTTCCTCATACAGATCCTGCAGCTCATGGCCAACAG CACACAGATGAAGAAGGTTATGTTAACAGTATTTAAACACAATCATGGTGCCTACCAGTTCTTCAGAGAAGCGTTGCA ATTTGAAATTGATGACTCTTCCCCCAGCATGTCCGGTTGCTGTGGGGAGGATTGCTCCTATGAGATCCTGAGCCGGAGGACCAAGTTTGGGGACAGCCATCACTCCCACGCGGGTGGGCACTGTGGTGGCTGCTGCCACTGA
- the NAA40 gene encoding N-alpha-acetyltransferase 40 isoform X2: MPFVPKWTLPTGLNVSIECKRVSGLEPATVDWAFDLTKTNMQTMYEQSEWGWKDREKREEMTDDRAWYLIAWENSSVPVAFSHFRFDVECGDEVLYCYEVQLESKVRRKGLGKFLIQILQLMANSTQMKKVMLTVFKHNHGAYQFFREALQFEIDDSSPSMSGCCGEDCSYEILSRRTKFGDSHHSHAGGHCGGCCH, encoded by the exons ATGCCGTTTGTGCCAAAGTGGACGCTGCCAACAGG GTTGAATGTCTCCATTGAATGTAAGCGAGTGTCTGGACTGGAGCCAGCCACTGTGGATTGGGCCTTCGACCTGACCAAAACGAATATGCAAACCAT GTATGAGCAGAGTGAGTGGGGCTGGAAGGACCGAGAGAAACGGGAGGAAATGACAGATGACCGAGCCTGGTACCTCATCGCGTGGGAAAACAGCTCCGTCCCTGTTGCCTTTTCTCACTTCCGGTTTGACGTGGAGTGTGGGGATGAAGTCCTGTACTG CTATGAAGTGCAGTTGGAAAGCAAGGTGCGGCGGAAAGGCCTGGGGAAGTTCCTCATACAGATCCTGCAGCTCATGGCCAACAG CACACAGATGAAGAAGGTTATGTTAACAGTATTTAAACACAATCATGGTGCCTACCAGTTCTTCAGAGAAGCGTTGCA ATTTGAAATTGATGACTCTTCCCCCAGCATGTCCGGTTGCTGTGGGGAGGATTGCTCCTATGAGATCCTGAGCCGGAGGACCAAGTTTGGGGACAGCCATCACTCCCACGCGGGTGGGCACTGTGGTGGCTGCTGCCACTGA